GTTAAGGGATCTCATTTATATAAACTATCCTTGTCTCTTGTCTGAAGAAGTACAGAAAGAGCAAAACAATTCCGAAAAATAAATATGACTGTTCATCCTAAACCTTTGGAAAGTGGAAGTGGAAGCGAAGAGAAGCCATCAGCATTAACTGAAGAAGGGTTCCCATCCCCATTCTTGATAACGACATAAATTCGTCAATTAAGTAGACATTCAGCTCTAACCATCTTCCTGATAGGTGTTTTCGGTTCCCTAGTACCCATTACCGTCTTCCTGGTAGGTCTAATACCTCTGGTAGCTCTTACTgcctaccttgagatggtttcggggcttagcgtccccgaggcccggtcctcgaccaggcctcctatctGGCTACCTGGTTCCTCTTACCGCTTATGGTACTGCATACCGCCCAAGGTCCGGAACTAGAGGGACATAACTAAACTTTCGCCTGGGTTACCTCCAGGCATGTATGCCCTTCATTTCCTGTAGCGACGAGGACGCCTCAGTGTTTTCTCTCGAGCTCTGCTTCTCCCTTCCTCCTTTCGGCACCTTCTTGTCCTTTTATACCCTTGTTCTTGATCTCTTCTTCCCACTTATTACTTCTTTATTTGAACCGTTTGACTACTCGGTGATCAGAATGTTGGATCTCTTTTGGTGGATTCTTGGGTGACCTTCAGTTTTGTATTGTGAAGTTTGGTTCCCACTGAGTGTGTTGGCATCACTGAGAGGAGCTCTGCCAGGCGAGACTCGGGATAGCTAACTGGGCCACCTTAGATATTCCGTCCGTATAGTGTCTGGGCTtagcaactctctctctctctctctctctctctctctctctctcggtgcaGACTACTTGCAATCAAACAGGGGATaatgttgggcagactgcatcttCCTCGATTGTCAATGACTCCTGTTCGAACAAGAGAAACAGGCttgggtgttggttagagtagtaaGTTATCTATATGAGTACCTCTCGGAGAGAGAGAAGTAAATGGATCAGAGTGAGAGAGTAACTATCCGAGTGGAGAGAggtgagagtggagagagaggtgACTGactggagtaccacaagggtcagCACTAGGGTCCATCCTGTTCCTAACCTTCCCATACGCGACTTAACAGAGTAAATAAACTCCTTTATATCAAGGTTGATGATGCATAACTAATGAAACAAGAGCAAAGGAGGACTGTCATATAGTGCAAAATTAACTAAACACTCATGGTGTGGGCTGATGAATGGGTATTGTACTTGAACCAAGACAAATACAAAGTTATGAGGATATCAAAAACAAAAGTGAAAATACCCCAAATACAGTTCACAATGAATGGTAGACAACATTCCATGTCAGAAAATGAGAAGATTTAGGAGTAAACATAACCTCAAGTCTATGCCAGAAGAAAGCATTAGCATTACGAAAGTATTACGTCGGCAGCATAACTATGCTAACGTCCAAATAGTTTTCAGGAACTTCAACAAATGTGTCTTCTTCATGTTATCTACAAGTTATATTGTAGATTCACTATCCACTATTGCAGCCCCTGGCATGAAgtcccaccaaaaaaaaaaatccgaagATATGCAATGAGGTGATGCATGCATGAGATATGAAACGTTCCTGAAGTGTTGTTTTCAACTGctcaacagggggggggggtaaaaaaaaTGAAGCAATTCCCTAAAACCCGTAAAATAGGCAATGACTTTACCGGCCCTACCCACCCGCCGACGTCACCAAGTGGAAGGTGAACTTCTCCCGCTTGTACCTCTGAACGTACAAACTCCCGCTTAATTGTACCTCTGAACGGTACAAGCGGGAGTGGTAGGAGGCTCATACACTTACAACCTCCTTTTGCTAAAGGTTTTCTATTACCAAATTGACTTATAttttccagcatatttcaaccggTTGATATCATAAGGAAAAGCGACATTCTATATGGTAGATTTTGAATTTATCAAAGCCTATGATTCTATGCCTCCCGGAAGACTTCAGAAAGTTAGAAGAGCATCCTATCGGGGAGTTGCCCAAATTTGTAGCAGGGCCTTATTGTTTTAAAATCCATGGAGGATTGGTGTAAATGAAGTTTAATTCCGAATGGCAGACTATCCTGGGGCCTCTGTTCTTGAtcacatctatatatataaacgatttagTTTCAGGACTGAACAGCAACATTCTTAAATGAAGATACTAAAAAGCAGAGggacactattcaatgtattaaacTGTCGCTAGGGGCCGGTCTATAGAGGCTTTTAAAACGGATGAAAGATTGGAAGAGGCTTATAAAACGGATGAAAGATTGGAAGAGGCTTTTAAAACGGATGAAAGATTGGAAGAGGCTTTTAAAACGGATGAAAGATTGGAAGAGGCTTTTAAAACGGATGAAAGATTGGAAGAGGCTTTTAAAACGGATGAAAGATTGGAAGAGGCTTTTAAAACGGATGAAAGATTGGAAGAGGCTTTTAAAACGGATGAAAGATTGGAAGAGGCTTTTAAAACGGATGAAAGATTGGAAGAGGCTTTTAAAACGGATGAAAGATTGGAAGAGGCTTATAAAACGGATGAAAGATTGGAAGAGGCTTTTAAAACGGATGAAAGATTGGAAGAGGCTTTTAAAACGGATGAAAGATTGGAAATAGCTGATAAATGTTAATGGAGTTACTAGATACCAGCTGGGTAATGATGAAATGGTAAAATACCGAGATTTATTTATCTATGTCATAAGAGTAAGACATACAAAAGGATGTAAATATACACTGGCAGGTGTAACCGCTTCTCTCACAGTAAATCACGTGACCCAGCCTATCCTCCATTAATGGTAGTACTTGTAGCAATTGTTTGATCAAACGTACGAAGCTGGACTGATATACCCCGAAAGTTCACTTTTTTGTACTTTGGAATTAGCCCAAACTGCATTTAAAAATGGAGAGAGCAACTACAGAAATTAACCTAACCTGTCCTGAGCGTACAGAACCAATCGTTGGTGTGTAATATACGCTACCTTAGGTCTAATTTAGTATACATGTGTACTACACtaggcctaccttaccttgaggctaccttgaggtgcttccggggcttagtgtccccgcggcccggtcgtcgaccaggcctcctggttgctggaaggCCTAAGAACAATTTTGTTCTGCCCCCTCTACAAAATGATTAGTACGAAAAGTGAAATTATTGGCTGCAACCGTCCATTTTTTAAGTTACCACAAGTACTAAAATAAATACCATAAGTACCGTTACCATACTACAAAAATTTGGGAAGATAATGTGCGAGACGCCAGATAAGAAAAAAGTGTCATACAGATTCAGAACTAATGCCAGGCATTAAGTAATCATTCCTCACAGCAGCCAGATCACAGTAATTAATGTACTGTATTAATTACAGGCGTTGAGAACCAAAACAGAGTCAGTACGACTAGGCTTTCAATTAAACATTGTATTTGGTTGAAATTCAATCAAATGATTTATTCTAGTGGTATTTGTTTATGGTTTATGTTGAATTATGAATGACAACGTCTACAAATAAAGAATGATACTGGTACGTTCACCCTTCATGGGCTAATGCCAATGTAAGTGCCAGAAAGTGTCTGGCACTTATCTCTTAAACACTTACAACTTTATCTGCACTGTCAAGGATACACATAGCTATTAAAACCCCACAAATATTCATACCGGTATCATCACTCTCAAAATATTCATATAACGGAATCTTCACCCGGGAATATTCATAGTTATCTCCATCCCAAATAGTCATGATACGCCGTCACccctaatattaaaaaaaaaaaggtatctGCACGCTTAAAGGGTCATACCATTACTCTTGGTGGACAAATCACTTTGCAGCTCCATAGATTTCTATACTTATGCCCGTGGCATTAGTATGGGTGAAGTATATTGTATGGACTTTCTCCCGTTACGATCATAGTCCTTATTTTACAGTATACGCAAAGTCCGGTAGCGTCACTGATGCCACATACGTCGTAATCTACAAGTTTATTCTACAAATAATTTTCTCTACTCCAATCTCCATGAGTCTAGCGAACATATAATTTGTTTTGGGATCATTTGTCTTTTATACTTTAGTGTATATAGAGTATTTAGTGTTATTTTAATGTTAAGAATAGGAATAGCTGGAACCTCAGTTGGAGGTGtgatgtgattggctggtgtggaaacCGAGTTGACAGTTTATAAATATTACCTTTTCCATATGTAATTTCGTATAATTCCGTGTAGTTTTTATTGttaattaatttaaaa
The Procambarus clarkii isolate CNS0578487 chromosome 51, FALCON_Pclarkii_2.0, whole genome shotgun sequence DNA segment above includes these coding regions:
- the LOC138351794 gene encoding trichohyalin-like, coding for MTVHPKPLESGSGSEEKPSALTEEGGRSIEAFKTDERLEEAYKTDERLEEAFKTDERLEEAFKTDERLEEAFKTDERLEEAFKTDERLEEAFKTDERLEEAFKTDERLEEAFKTDERLEEAFKTDERLEEAYKTDERLEEAFKTDERLEEAFKTDERLEIADKC